In the Ilumatobacteraceae bacterium genome, one interval contains:
- the deoC gene encoding deoxyribose-phosphate aldolase has translation MTQNDARRAISLVDLTNLNDDCEEAAVIALCERARRYGTAAVCVWPDFVAAAATQLAGTDVGIATVVNFPTGDERVFSVVGQTERALDDGATEIDLVLPYRAFAAGDHAHAAAMVRAVRSASAGRARLKVILETGELVDTDVVRAAAELAVGEGADFIKTSTGKSAVSATTEAVTTMMQVIAEAGRPVGIKPSGGISSADDAERYIGLAEAVMGDGWVGPATFRFGASSLLGALIEAAGLDGDTPPPPTGY, from the coding sequence ATGACTCAGAACGACGCCCGACGAGCCATCTCGCTCGTCGATCTCACCAACCTCAACGACGACTGCGAGGAGGCGGCCGTCATCGCACTCTGCGAGCGGGCGCGCCGGTACGGGACCGCGGCGGTGTGCGTGTGGCCCGACTTCGTCGCTGCCGCGGCGACCCAACTGGCGGGGACCGACGTCGGGATCGCGACGGTCGTGAACTTCCCGACGGGTGACGAACGAGTCTTCTCCGTCGTGGGGCAGACCGAGCGCGCGCTCGACGACGGCGCCACCGAGATCGACCTCGTCCTGCCGTATCGGGCGTTCGCCGCGGGCGACCACGCTCACGCCGCCGCCATGGTGCGCGCCGTGCGCTCGGCGAGCGCCGGCCGGGCACGGCTCAAGGTGATCCTCGAGACCGGCGAGTTGGTCGACACCGACGTGGTCCGAGCGGCAGCCGAACTCGCCGTCGGCGAGGGCGCCGACTTCATCAAGACCTCCACGGGCAAGTCGGCGGTGTCGGCGACGACCGAGGCCGTGACCACGATGATGCAGGTCATCGCCGAGGCCGGTCGTCCCGTGGGCATCAAGCCGTCGGGCGGTATCTCCAGCGCCGACGATGCCGAGCGGTACATCGGACTGGCCGAAGCCGTCATGGGCGACGGCTGGGTCGGGCCGGCGACGTTCCGGTTCGGGGCGAGCAGCCTGCTCGGCGCGCTGATCGAGGCGGCAGGCCTCGACGGCGACACGCCCCCGCCACCGACCGGTTACTGA
- a CDS encoding methylated-DNA--[protein]-cysteine S-methyltransferase, with translation MTTKMETKMNTDMNTDMNTTYRRTTMPSPIGTLTIVANDDAVVAIDWDGESGHEAMLGDAEIVDVEAGDHAPLALAVEQLGEYFDGERTDFDLPLAAAGTPFQHLAWDALVRIPFGETVSYGEQATMLGDRNKARAVGAANGKNPIPIVVPCHRVVGSNGHLTGFAGGLDAKAWLLDHEFEVRARAGAGD, from the coding sequence ATGACGACGAAGATGGAGACGAAGATGAACACGGACATGAACACGGACATGAACACGACCTACCGCCGCACCACGATGCCGTCCCCGATCGGCACGTTGACGATCGTCGCGAACGACGACGCCGTCGTCGCGATCGACTGGGACGGTGAGAGCGGCCACGAGGCGATGCTCGGCGACGCCGAGATCGTCGACGTCGAGGCCGGCGATCATGCGCCGCTCGCGCTCGCGGTCGAGCAGCTCGGCGAGTACTTCGACGGTGAGCGAACCGACTTCGACCTGCCGCTCGCCGCCGCCGGCACCCCGTTCCAGCATCTGGCCTGGGATGCGCTCGTCCGGATTCCGTTCGGTGAGACCGTCAGCTACGGCGAGCAGGCCACGATGCTCGGCGACAGGAACAAGGCGCGCGCCGTCGGTGCCGCCAACGGGAAGAACCCGATCCCGATCGTGGTCCCGTGCCACCGGGTGGTCGGCAGCAACGGCCACCTCACCGGATTCGCCGGTGGGCTCGACGCGAAGGCCTGGTTGCTCGACCACGAGTTCGAGGTTCGCGCCCGGGCGGGCGCCGGCGATTGA
- a CDS encoding LacI family DNA-binding transcriptional regulator — protein sequence MSVNVTQPSHFRRERATIEDVARAAGVSVATVSRALRNLPNVADSTRARVEAAALELDYRADPAASRLATGRSRSVAVVVQLLNGWYSSHVVAGVEAVCAEAGYDTIVVGVGPGSRDRDVFSAADAIHRRVDAIIFVDVRVSSEELAALAEQSLALVSVGHELPQIPSVGIDDVEVGRIAARHLIGLGHRRIGLINGPDELPFVVPHHRQNGFEQAMREAGLEPDPALYVPGNFTVQDGADALNTLMDRDDPPTAIFALADEMAFGVILAADERGIAIPDDVSLMGVDDHDFAPVVGLTTVHQDVAEHGARAARLVVTQLGHVDDSIDTQPAPIRLVERRTTAPPRTV from the coding sequence ATGAGCGTCAACGTCACCCAGCCGAGCCACTTCCGACGGGAGCGCGCGACGATCGAAGACGTCGCCCGGGCCGCCGGCGTCTCGGTCGCCACCGTCTCGCGTGCGCTCAGGAACCTCCCGAACGTTGCCGACTCGACCCGGGCGCGCGTCGAGGCAGCGGCGCTCGAACTCGACTATCGCGCCGATCCGGCGGCGTCGCGACTGGCGACCGGTAGGTCGCGCTCGGTCGCCGTCGTCGTCCAACTCCTGAACGGCTGGTACTCGTCGCACGTCGTCGCCGGGGTCGAGGCCGTGTGCGCCGAAGCCGGGTACGACACGATCGTGGTCGGCGTCGGCCCTGGCTCGCGCGACCGCGACGTGTTCTCGGCGGCCGACGCGATCCATCGACGTGTCGACGCCATCATCTTCGTCGACGTCCGGGTCTCGTCCGAAGAACTCGCCGCGCTCGCCGAGCAGTCGCTCGCACTCGTGTCGGTCGGCCACGAACTCCCGCAGATTCCCTCGGTCGGTATCGACGACGTCGAAGTCGGCCGCATCGCGGCCCGCCACCTCATCGGTCTCGGCCATCGCCGGATCGGGCTGATCAACGGCCCCGACGAGCTCCCGTTCGTCGTGCCGCACCACCGGCAGAATGGTTTCGAACAAGCGATGCGAGAGGCCGGCCTCGAGCCCGATCCCGCCCTGTACGTGCCCGGCAACTTCACGGTCCAGGACGGCGCCGACGCGCTGAACACGCTGATGGACCGCGACGATCCGCCCACGGCGATCTTCGCGCTGGCCGACGAGATGGCGTTCGGCGTGATCCTGGCCGCCGACGAGCGCGGCATCGCGATCCCCGACGACGTGTCGCTGATGGGCGTCGACGACCACGATTTCGCACCGGTCGTCGGCCTCACGACCGTGCACCAGGACGTCGCCGAACACGGCGCTCGTGCCGCCCGTCTCGTCGTCACCCAACTCGGCCACGTCGACGACTCGATCGACACCCAGCCGGCGCCGATCCGCTTGGTCGAGCGCCGGACCACGGCGCCGCCGCGCACGGTCTGA